One Panicum virgatum strain AP13 chromosome 9K, P.virgatum_v5, whole genome shotgun sequence genomic region harbors:
- the LOC120647063 gene encoding pentatricopeptide repeat-containing protein DOT4, chloroplastic-like, whose protein sequence is MFEHHPACPTSPPASGDRRSVLFDPDSLPGLLRSAATSSPGASARTVSALHAAGLKLGALPSSLPASNALISAYSHAGLLPSALRAFYLLPYPSTASYTTVLSALSRHGRPHEALSLFAASASVVAPDAELLSCLVSCCRRASAFLPARAAHAYGIKNVAVLVFYASAGPALVALYAKQGKVSAARRVFGCLDVEDVVSWNAMMGGFASAGRDVEAWNCFREMRMRGVRGNARTAVAVLGACDLESGRQVHGYMLRSHGGGSKTILWNALMSMYSRVGSVNDAEHVFLEIERKDVVSWNVMIGAFAKNGYGAKALEHVDAMAQSGMQPDSVTFTAVLMACCHCGMVDEGLALFQHFVSVAGLVPTMEQCACVVDLLARAGRFVEALEFIGQMPMKPNAIVWGALLSAGRMHHNVESARIAFEQLVLVEPENAGNFVTMSNIYAKAGMVEDAKRVRMMIDRVESVKPSGQSCVEIV, encoded by the coding sequence ATGTTCGAGCACCACCCCGCGTGCCCGACCTCGCCGCCCGCATCCGGCGACCGCCGCTCCGTCCTCTTCGACCCTGATTCCCTCCCTGGCCTCCTCCGCTCCGCTGCCACCTCCTCGCCCGGCGCCTCTGCCCGGACCGTCTCCGCCCTCCACGCGGCGGGCCTCAAGCTCggcgccctcccctcctccctgccggCCTCCAACGCCCTCATCTCCGCCTACTCCCACGCCGGCCTCCTCCCATCCGCGCTCCGCGCCTTCTACCTCCTCCCCTACCCGTCCACCGCCTCCTACACCACCGTCCTCTCCGCGCTCTCCCGCCACGGCCGTCCCCACGAGGCGCTCTCCCTCTTCGCCGCCTCCGCGTCGGTGGTCGCCCCCGACGCCGAGCTCCTCTCCTGCCTCGTCTCATGCTGCCGCCGCGCGTCAGCCTtcctccccgcgcgcgcggcgcacgCTTACGGCATCAAGAACGTGGCCGTGCTGGTCTTCTACGCCTCGGCTGGTCCGGCGCTGGTCGCCCTGTATGCGAAGCAAGGGAAGGTCAGCGCTGCCCGgagagtgtttggttgcttgGACGTCGAGGACGTGGTGTCCTGGAACGCCATGATGGGGGGATTCGCTAGTGCCGGGAGGGATGTTGAGGCCTGGAATTGCTTCCGGGAGATGCGCATGAGGGGTGTTCGAGGGAATGCCCGCACAGCTGTGGCGGTGCTGGGCGCTTGTGATTTGGAGTCCGGCAGGCAGGTCCATGGGTACATGCTGAGAAGCCATGGTGGTGGTTCCAAAACAATTTTGTGGAATGCACTGATGAGCATGTATTCTCGCGTCGGCTCTGTCAATGACGCAGAGCATGTGTTCTTGGAGATTGAACGAAAGGATGTCGTGTCATGGAACGTGATGATTGGGGCATTTGCGAAGAACGGATATGGAGCAAAGGCTCTTGAGCATGTGGATGCCATGGCGCAGAGTGGGATGCAGCCGGACTCTGTAACATTCACAGCTGTTCTAATGGCATGCTGCCATTGCGGCATGGTGGATGAAGGGCTCGCACTATTCCAGCACTTCGTGTCAGTTGCTGGTCTCGTCCCAACTATGGAGCAGTGCGCCTGTGTTGTGGATCTGCTTGCGCGTGCTGGGAGGTTTGTAGAGGCCTTGGAATTTATCGGCCAAATGCCGATGAAACCAAATGCAATTGTCTGGGGTGCACTTCTATCTGCAGGTAGGATGCACCACAATGTGGAATCTGCAAGGATCGCATTTGAGCAGCTAGTTCTGGTAGAGCCCGAGAATGCTGGGAATTTTGTGACCATGTCAAACATATATGCAAAGGCCGGAATGGTAGAGGATGCAAAGAGAGTGAGGATGATGATTGACAGGGTAGAGTCAGTGAAACCTTCTGGACAGAGCTGTGTGGAAATAGTGTAA
- the LOC120647062 gene encoding uncharacterized protein LOC120647062 isoform X2, producing MLVAALMDIITSNCDNADYSSFQPLLPADADTRDIAAVIEVIEQGGMHFDDHEDNSSSDGDRGLKGIGIKVLGGTTILGFSRGNNSLELDNSDVDMLEVSHNSRRLVVQQTAVESTQVEKLSSSAVPGLWDDLQREHVAVPFATWVLANWAIASDLNRTRIQDLDRDGHAVATALKAAERTVKWHGALVARALLEDQNLALAPSVPDWCCSLLSTASQATENNDMPLGQLSLSTFLLSMTRCNDSKFVIRKRGLHPLRSIAKKIENQNGQSSMKESIASALSLLYAGEVPLSLEESQRWSGILLRWIFDKSVSDKTQRTAVKILSCILEDYGPASVPISQGWLALILSEILGDNKAQNSKGTAQPEPERVKNPVDYHNASTATQVLNQLGSAVVKLASAQSGYEPGSDEKDKVPLADFLSLEPFATALKNLNKKNPPKFDAADSASATLKGIKALAELCSEDGACQKRIAGLGTLSLLRHILLADDYEKLAAIEAYDASRIREVQDKNVSASNVSSTDATTDPSSVRVAPAAHIRRHASRLLTILSLLPNSKKEIISDDVWCKWLEDCASGRIPCNDIKLKSYCRLTLLNILCSESLNTRRGLDEYPDSESEYKRNCPQFGDALFLLNPELPLEVHLDNSGFRISTVRRDNCKDDEGIEDSSETGSSVDGTEASSKEAPLMDVVFVHGLRGGPFNSWRIADDKSSTTKAGLVESIDEDAGKEGTCWPREWLAADFPQARFFTVKYKTNLTQWTGASLPLQEVSSMLLRKMVAAGIGNRPVIFVTHSMGGLVVKQLLYQAKLNNYDNFLNNTVGLVFYSCPHFGSKLADMPWRMGLVFRPAPSIGELRSGSPRLVELNDFVRQRHNKGLLDVLSFSETQVTPIVEGYGGWALRMEIVPIESAYPGFGELVVLPSTDHINSCKPVNKNDPSYAETLSFLEKNFKLRLKGAES from the exons ATGCTTGTGGCTGCACTTATGGATATCATCACTTCGAACTGCGATAATGCAGACTACTCGTCGTTTCAGCCTTTGCTGCCTGCGGATGCTGATACAAGAGATATTGCAGCAGtaattgaagtcattgagcaagGAGGGATGCATTTTGATGACCATGAGGATAACAGCAGCAGTGATGGTGATAGAGGATTAAAAGGGATAGGGATTAAAGTGCTTGGTGGAACCACTATATTGGGATTCTCTAGAGGAAATAATTCCTTGGAGTTGGACAACTCAGATGTTGATATGCTGGAAGTTTCACATAACAGTAGAAGATTAGTGGTGCAACAGACTGCAGTTGAGTCTACACAAGTTGAGAAATTAAGTTCGTCTGCTGTCCCAGGCCTCTGGGATGACTTGCAGAGGGAGCATGTAGCTGTACCTTTTGCTACATGGGTTCTTGCAAACTGGGCTATAGCATCAGATCTGAATCGCACTCGTATTCAAGATCTTGATAGAGATGGGCATGCAGTTGCAACTGCGCTGAAAGCAGCTGAAAGAACTGTCAAGTGGCATGGAGCTCTTGTGGCTCGAGCTCTTTTAGAAGACCAGAATTTGGCCTTGGCTCCATCAGTTCCTGATTGGTGCTGTAGTCTTCTTTCTACAGCTTCTCAGGCTACTGAGAACAATGACATGCCATTGGGTCAACTGTCATTATCAACTTTCCTACTGTCCATGACACGGTGTAATGACTCAAAATTTGTGATAAGGAAGAGGGGCCTTCATCCACTTCGTAGTATTGCAAAAAAGATAGAAAACCAGAATGGCCAGAGCAGTATGAAAGAATCAATAGCAAGCGCACTGAGTTTGCTTTATGCTGGTGAAGTTCCTTTATCACTTGAGGAATCTCAAAGATGGTCTGGCATTCTTCTTAGGTGGATTTTTGATAAATCTGTATCAGATAAAACACAACGTACAGCTGTAAAAATCCTTTCATGCATACTTGAAGACTATGGTCCAGCTTCTGTGCCAATTTCTCAGGGATGGTTAGCTCTTATCCTTTCTGAAATTCTTGGAGACAACAAGGCCCAAAATTCAAAAGGAaccgcacagcctgaaccagaGAGGGTGAAG AATCCGGTTGATTACCATAATGCTTCCACTGCAACTCAGGTCCTGAATCAATTAGGTAGCGCTGTTGTTAAATTGGCAAGTGCTCAATCAGGCTATGAACCTGGGTCTGATGAAAAAGACAAAGTACCACTTGCCGATTTTCTATCTCTTGAACCATTTGCTACAGCTCTAAAGAATTTGAACAAAAAGAATCCACCCAAATTTGATGCTGCTGACTCAGCATCAGCTACACTCAAGGGAATAAAAGCTCTAGCTGAGCTTTGTTCTGAGGATGGTGCATGCCAAAAGAGAATAGCTGGTTTAGGAACTCTTTCCTTGTTGAGGCATATCCTCCTGGCTGATGATTATGAGAAACTTGCTGCAATTGAAGCATATGATGCATCGCGTATTCGAGAAGTGCAGGACAAGAATGTTTCTGCTTCCAATGTTTCCTCTACTGATGCTACCACTGATCCCTCAAGTGTACGGGTTGCTCCTGCCGCTCATATCCGAAGGCATGCGTCCCGGCTGCTGACCATTCTATCTCTTCTACCCAATTCAAAGAAGGAAATCATTTCAGATGATGTATGGTGCAAGTGGCTCGAGGATTGTGCTAGTGGGCGAATTCCCTGCAATGATATAAAGTTAAAAAGTTATTGCAGGTTAACATTATTGAATATACTCTGCTCTGAGAGTCTAAATACTAGAAGAGGCTTGGATGAATATCCTGATTCAGAAAGCGAGTATAAAAGAAACTGTCCTCAGTTTGGAGATGCACTATTCTTACTAAATCCAGAGTTACCTCTTGAGGTTCATTTGGACAATAGTGGTTTTAGGATTTCAACAGTTCGAAGAGATAATTGTAAGGATGATGAAGGTATTGAAGACTCTAGTGAAACTGGGAGCTCTGTAGATGGTACAGAGGCTTCATCCAAAGAGGCCCCTTTGATGGATGTTGTGTTTGTCCATGGCTTGCGTGGTGGCCCATTCAATTCATGGCGAATAGCCGATGACAAATCATCAACTACCAAAGCTGGTTTGGTAGAAAGCATTGACGAAGATGCTGGGAAAGAGGGTACATGTTGGCCAAGAGAATGGCTCGCAGCAGATTTTCCTCAAGCACGTTTTTTTACAGTCAAATACAAG ACAAATTTGACCCAGTGGACTGGAGCCAGCTTGCCCCTTCAG GAGGTGAGCTCTATGCTGCTGAGGAAAATGGTGGCTGCTGGGATTGGTAATCGGCCTGTTATTTTTGTGACACACAG TATGGGAGGACTGGTGGTTAAGCAGCTGTTATATCAAGCAAAGCTGAATAACTATGACAATTTCCTCAATAATACTGTTGGGCTA GTTTTCTATAGCTGTCCGCATTTTGGCAGTAAACTTGCAGATATGCCATGGCGTATGGGGTTGGTGTTTCGCCCAGCTCCTTCG ATCGGGGAATTAAGAAGTGGATCTCCAAGACTAGTTGAATTAAACGATTTTGTGCGGCAGCGCCATAACAAAGGACTTCTCGATGTTCTTAGCTTTAGTGAG ACCCAGGTCACACCGATTGTTGAAGGCTATGGTGGTTGGGCACTTCGGATGGAGATAGTACCAATTGAGTCCGCATACCCTGGTTTTGGGGAACTCGTT
- the LOC120647062 gene encoding uncharacterized protein LOC120647062 isoform X1: MLRRVLLLRRLHHHRHRVRLLSTTPTPPASPAPSTPSTSSPLPIAATPPEEHHLAPRRGAGRRLAPLLAFSALSLAAAGTVYLTADNLEETLRRSRDSAGRVVERMQHTLTAAGVLWKSLLSVLSSANQEVRSGFELRVAALLADIAAASAARRAAIVSAGGGAVVDWLLDSVVRGGTQAEAARALAHLVADPWVAPAVLGRPHAVPCLLQFIFSYQPTRGKKKSSFDGSDHSKGRSMLVAALMDIITSNCDNADYSSFQPLLPADADTRDIAAVIEVIEQGGMHFDDHEDNSSSDGDRGLKGIGIKVLGGTTILGFSRGNNSLELDNSDVDMLEVSHNSRRLVVQQTAVESTQVEKLSSSAVPGLWDDLQREHVAVPFATWVLANWAIASDLNRTRIQDLDRDGHAVATALKAAERTVKWHGALVARALLEDQNLALAPSVPDWCCSLLSTASQATENNDMPLGQLSLSTFLLSMTRCNDSKFVIRKRGLHPLRSIAKKIENQNGQSSMKESIASALSLLYAGEVPLSLEESQRWSGILLRWIFDKSVSDKTQRTAVKILSCILEDYGPASVPISQGWLALILSEILGDNKAQNSKGTAQPEPERVKNPVDYHNASTATQVLNQLGSAVVKLASAQSGYEPGSDEKDKVPLADFLSLEPFATALKNLNKKNPPKFDAADSASATLKGIKALAELCSEDGACQKRIAGLGTLSLLRHILLADDYEKLAAIEAYDASRIREVQDKNVSASNVSSTDATTDPSSVRVAPAAHIRRHASRLLTILSLLPNSKKEIISDDVWCKWLEDCASGRIPCNDIKLKSYCRLTLLNILCSESLNTRRGLDEYPDSESEYKRNCPQFGDALFLLNPELPLEVHLDNSGFRISTVRRDNCKDDEGIEDSSETGSSVDGTEASSKEAPLMDVVFVHGLRGGPFNSWRIADDKSSTTKAGLVESIDEDAGKEGTCWPREWLAADFPQARFFTVKYKTNLTQWTGASLPLQEVSSMLLRKMVAAGIGNRPVIFVTHSMGGLVVKQLLYQAKLNNYDNFLNNTVGLVFYSCPHFGSKLADMPWRMGLVFRPAPSIGELRSGSPRLVELNDFVRQRHNKGLLDVLSFSETQVTPIVEGYGGWALRMEIVPIESAYPGFGELVVLPSTDHINSCKPVNKNDPSYAETLSFLEKNFKLRLKGAES; the protein is encoded by the exons ATGCTGCgacgcgtcctcctcctccgccgtctccaccaccaccgccaccgagtCCGCCTGCTCTCCACCACCCCGACTCCGCCCGCATCCCCCGCGCCCTCCACCCCTTCCACCTCCTCCCCCCTCCCgatcgccgccacgccgccagaGGAGCATCACCTCGCGCCCCGCCGAGGGGCCGGGCGCCGCCTGGCGCCGCTCCTCGCCTTCTCCGcgctctccctcgccgccgcgggcacGGTCTACCTCACCGCCGACAACCTCGAGGAGACGCTGCGCAGGTCCAGGGATTCGGCGGGCCGCGTCGTGGAGCGGATGCAGCACACGCTGACGGCCGCGGGAGTGCTCTGGAAGTCGCTCCTGTCCGTGCTCTCCTCGGCCAACCAGGAGGTGCGGTCCGGGTTCGAGCTGCGGGtggccgcgctgctcgccgacatcgccgccgccagcgccgcccggcgCGCCGCCATTGTCTCCGCGGggggcggcgccgtcgtcgacTGGCTGCTCGACAGCGTCGTGCGGGGGGGCACGCAGGCAGAGGCTGCCAGGGCGCTCGCGCACCTGGTGGCTGACCCCTGGGTCGCGCCCGCCGTTCTCGGGCGCCCGCACGCCGTGCCCTGCCTCCTCCAGTTCATCTTCTCGTATCAGCCCACGCGCGGCAAGAAG AAATCTTCATTCGATGGTTCAGATCATTCTAAAGGGAGGAGCATGCTTGTGGCTGCACTTATGGATATCATCACTTCGAACTGCGATAATGCAGACTACTCGTCGTTTCAGCCTTTGCTGCCTGCGGATGCTGATACAAGAGATATTGCAGCAGtaattgaagtcattgagcaagGAGGGATGCATTTTGATGACCATGAGGATAACAGCAGCAGTGATGGTGATAGAGGATTAAAAGGGATAGGGATTAAAGTGCTTGGTGGAACCACTATATTGGGATTCTCTAGAGGAAATAATTCCTTGGAGTTGGACAACTCAGATGTTGATATGCTGGAAGTTTCACATAACAGTAGAAGATTAGTGGTGCAACAGACTGCAGTTGAGTCTACACAAGTTGAGAAATTAAGTTCGTCTGCTGTCCCAGGCCTCTGGGATGACTTGCAGAGGGAGCATGTAGCTGTACCTTTTGCTACATGGGTTCTTGCAAACTGGGCTATAGCATCAGATCTGAATCGCACTCGTATTCAAGATCTTGATAGAGATGGGCATGCAGTTGCAACTGCGCTGAAAGCAGCTGAAAGAACTGTCAAGTGGCATGGAGCTCTTGTGGCTCGAGCTCTTTTAGAAGACCAGAATTTGGCCTTGGCTCCATCAGTTCCTGATTGGTGCTGTAGTCTTCTTTCTACAGCTTCTCAGGCTACTGAGAACAATGACATGCCATTGGGTCAACTGTCATTATCAACTTTCCTACTGTCCATGACACGGTGTAATGACTCAAAATTTGTGATAAGGAAGAGGGGCCTTCATCCACTTCGTAGTATTGCAAAAAAGATAGAAAACCAGAATGGCCAGAGCAGTATGAAAGAATCAATAGCAAGCGCACTGAGTTTGCTTTATGCTGGTGAAGTTCCTTTATCACTTGAGGAATCTCAAAGATGGTCTGGCATTCTTCTTAGGTGGATTTTTGATAAATCTGTATCAGATAAAACACAACGTACAGCTGTAAAAATCCTTTCATGCATACTTGAAGACTATGGTCCAGCTTCTGTGCCAATTTCTCAGGGATGGTTAGCTCTTATCCTTTCTGAAATTCTTGGAGACAACAAGGCCCAAAATTCAAAAGGAaccgcacagcctgaaccagaGAGGGTGAAG AATCCGGTTGATTACCATAATGCTTCCACTGCAACTCAGGTCCTGAATCAATTAGGTAGCGCTGTTGTTAAATTGGCAAGTGCTCAATCAGGCTATGAACCTGGGTCTGATGAAAAAGACAAAGTACCACTTGCCGATTTTCTATCTCTTGAACCATTTGCTACAGCTCTAAAGAATTTGAACAAAAAGAATCCACCCAAATTTGATGCTGCTGACTCAGCATCAGCTACACTCAAGGGAATAAAAGCTCTAGCTGAGCTTTGTTCTGAGGATGGTGCATGCCAAAAGAGAATAGCTGGTTTAGGAACTCTTTCCTTGTTGAGGCATATCCTCCTGGCTGATGATTATGAGAAACTTGCTGCAATTGAAGCATATGATGCATCGCGTATTCGAGAAGTGCAGGACAAGAATGTTTCTGCTTCCAATGTTTCCTCTACTGATGCTACCACTGATCCCTCAAGTGTACGGGTTGCTCCTGCCGCTCATATCCGAAGGCATGCGTCCCGGCTGCTGACCATTCTATCTCTTCTACCCAATTCAAAGAAGGAAATCATTTCAGATGATGTATGGTGCAAGTGGCTCGAGGATTGTGCTAGTGGGCGAATTCCCTGCAATGATATAAAGTTAAAAAGTTATTGCAGGTTAACATTATTGAATATACTCTGCTCTGAGAGTCTAAATACTAGAAGAGGCTTGGATGAATATCCTGATTCAGAAAGCGAGTATAAAAGAAACTGTCCTCAGTTTGGAGATGCACTATTCTTACTAAATCCAGAGTTACCTCTTGAGGTTCATTTGGACAATAGTGGTTTTAGGATTTCAACAGTTCGAAGAGATAATTGTAAGGATGATGAAGGTATTGAAGACTCTAGTGAAACTGGGAGCTCTGTAGATGGTACAGAGGCTTCATCCAAAGAGGCCCCTTTGATGGATGTTGTGTTTGTCCATGGCTTGCGTGGTGGCCCATTCAATTCATGGCGAATAGCCGATGACAAATCATCAACTACCAAAGCTGGTTTGGTAGAAAGCATTGACGAAGATGCTGGGAAAGAGGGTACATGTTGGCCAAGAGAATGGCTCGCAGCAGATTTTCCTCAAGCACGTTTTTTTACAGTCAAATACAAG ACAAATTTGACCCAGTGGACTGGAGCCAGCTTGCCCCTTCAG GAGGTGAGCTCTATGCTGCTGAGGAAAATGGTGGCTGCTGGGATTGGTAATCGGCCTGTTATTTTTGTGACACACAG TATGGGAGGACTGGTGGTTAAGCAGCTGTTATATCAAGCAAAGCTGAATAACTATGACAATTTCCTCAATAATACTGTTGGGCTA GTTTTCTATAGCTGTCCGCATTTTGGCAGTAAACTTGCAGATATGCCATGGCGTATGGGGTTGGTGTTTCGCCCAGCTCCTTCG ATCGGGGAATTAAGAAGTGGATCTCCAAGACTAGTTGAATTAAACGATTTTGTGCGGCAGCGCCATAACAAAGGACTTCTCGATGTTCTTAGCTTTAGTGAG ACCCAGGTCACACCGATTGTTGAAGGCTATGGTGGTTGGGCACTTCGGATGGAGATAGTACCAATTGAGTCCGCATACCCTGGTTTTGGGGAACTCGTT
- the LOC120647064 gene encoding origin of replication complex subunit 2-like: MAPRGARAAAAASSGSEDEEEEAGFSRSYFLAKEKEPSSGKKRARAAAGKLSDLNLVDEQVLRASLAEIPPKHEEEVEALTRSYKDQYRNWLFELTFGFGLLMYGFGSKKQLLEDFASTTLTDFTVIVINGYLPAINLKQVIATIAEMFWDQAKSKRKRQPGTRSQLSQPFPSQSFGDIISFLKRQTLDDVDDQVCLLIHNIDGPALRDAESQQCLAQVSCCPQVRVVASTDHVNAPLLWDKKMVHTQYRWSWYHVPTFAPYKVECVFYPLILASGGHAQTTKTALVVLLSLTPNAQSVFRVLAEYQLANEKEEGMAVSSLYTKCRERFLVSSQVTLNSHLTEFKDHDLVKIRKHSDGQDCLRIPLVSDALEKLLQELG, translated from the exons ATGGCCCCCAGAGGCGcccgcgcggcagcggcggccagctccggctccgaggacgaggaagaggaggcgggaTTCTCCAGGAGCTACTTCCTGGCCAAGGAGAAGGAACCCTCCTCCGGCAAGaagcgcgcccgcgccgccgcgggcaagCTCTCCGACCTCAACCTCGTCGATGAGCAG GTGTTGCGTGCATCCCTTGCCGAGATCCCCCCGAAGCACGAGGAAGAGGTGGAGGCTCTCACGAGAAGCTACAAGGATCAGTACCGCAACTGGCTGTTCGAGCTAAC GTTCGGTTTTGGTCTCTTGATGTATGGGTTTGGATCTAAGAAGCAGCTGCTCGAGGATTTTGCCTCCACTACCTTGACTGATTTTACTGTCATAGTAATCAATGGCTATCTTCCGGCCATCAACTTGAAGCAG GTCATAGCAACAATAGCTGAAATGTTCTGGGATCAAGCAAAATCTAAGCGCAAACGTCAACCTGGAACAAGGTCTCAGTTATCACAGCCTTTTCCTTCACAATCATTCGGTGACATCATCTCATTTCTAAAGAGACAGACATTAGATGACGTGGATGATCAGGTGTGCCTTCTTATACACAATATTGATGGACCTGCCTTGCGTGATGCTGAATCACAGCAATGTCTAGCACAAGTTTCTTGCTGCCCACAAGTCCGTGTTGTTGCATCAACAGACCATGTTAATGCACCTTTAT TATGGGACAAGAAAATGGTGCACACTCAGTACAGGTGGAGCTGGTACCACGTCCCAACATTTGCACCTTACAAAGTCGAATGTGTTTTCTACCCATTGATTCTTGCTAGTGGTGGTCATGCTCAAACCACAAAAACGGCTCTAGTCGTTCTGCTGAGTCTGACACCAAATGCACAAAGTGTTTTCAGAGTTCTTGCTGAATATCAGTTGGCAAATGAAAAGGAGGAAG GTATGGCTGTCAGTAGCTTGTATACAAAATGCCGCGAACGCTTTCTGGTAAGCAGTCAAGTGACACTGAACTCCCACCTGACGGAGTTTAAAGATCATGATCTGGTTAAGATTAGAAAGCACTCTGATGGCCAAGATTGCCTCCGGATTCCCCTTGTTTCTGATGCACTGGAGAAATTGCTGCAAGAATTGGGTTGA
- the LOC120647065 gene encoding putative dihydroflavonol 4-reductase yields MRVLVTGATGYLGGRLCAALADAGHAVRALARPSSDVSGLAPGVELAYGDVTDADSLAAAFDGCDAVFHVAASVEPWLPDPSVFHKVNVRGLENVLKAAKRTPTVKKIVYTSSFFAIGPTDGYVADETQMHPGKAFCTEYEKSKVLADRIALQAATEGVPITIVYPGVIYGPGKLTTGNLVSRILIERFNGRLPGYIGDGYDRESFCHVDDVVSGHIAVMEKGRVGERYLLTGENMSFKQIFNMAANITNTKAPLFHVPLWLIEVYGWISVFVSRITGKLPLISYPTVHVLRHQWSYSCDKAKTELGYSPRNLTEGLSEVLLWLKDEKQIKF; encoded by the exons atgaggGTGCTGGTGACGGGCGCGACGGGGTACCTGGGCGGCCGCCTGTGCGCGGCGCTAGCCGACGCGGGGCACGCCGTgcgcgcgctcgcccgcccCTCCAGCGACGTCTCCGGCCTGGCCCCCGGCGTTGAGCTCGCGTACGGCGACGTCACCGACGCGGACTCCCTCGCCGCTGCTTTCGACGGCTGTGACGCCGTGTTCCACGTCGCCGCGTCCGTTGAGCCGTGGCTCCCCGATCCCTCCGTTTTCCACAAA GTTAATGTGAGAGGACTGGAGAATGTGTTGAAGGCTGCCAAGAGAACACCAACTGTGAAAAAGATAGTTTACACATCGTCATTCTTTGCAATTGGCCCAACTGATGGTTATGTTGCAGATGAGACACAG ATGCATCCAGGGAAAGCCTTTTGCACTGAGTATGAGAAATCAAAGGTTCTTGCAGATAGGATCGCACTGCAGGCAGCCACAGAGGGGGTGCCGATCACCATTGTCTACCCAGGCGTCATCTATGGCCCTGGAAAACTTACAACTGGAAACCTTGTCTCCCGCATT ttaatCGAGAGGTTTAATGGGCGTTTGCCTGGTTACATAGGAGATGGGTATGATAGAGAATCATTCTGTCATGTTGATGATGTTGTTAGTGGGCACATAGCAGTTATGGAGAAGGGCAGAGTGGGCGAACGATATCTCCTCACTGGAGAAAATATGTCATTCAAGCAAATTTTCAATATGGCTGCTAATATCACAAACACAAAGGCACCCCTATTCCATGTACCGCTCTGGTTGATTGAAGTATATGGCTGGATTTCAGTTTTTGTTTCTCGCATCACCGGAAAGCTCCCACTTATCAGTTACCCG ACTGTGCATGTTCTTAGACATCAATGGTCGTACTCATGTGACAAAGCAAAGACAGAATTGGGTTATAGTCCAAGGAACTTAACTGAGGGTCTGTCGGAAGTGCTCCTGTGGCTCAAGGATGAAAAACAGATAAAATTTTAA
- the LOC120647066 gene encoding uncharacterized protein LOC120647066 → MAQNTPVASLPILTDVWGPHVSFFFNLRCFFFLHPLRWLPSAGAPLPWLPSAGAPPPSLSILSPSSLPGAAGPQAGGGAGDNKLLAGYLAHEFLRRGTLLGERRLEPSGRKEKDPVLAVPAPEPSRRYAEVSRLLMAGGARIPGIVNPSQLGRWLRIKE, encoded by the coding sequence ATGGCCCAAAATACCCCTGTTGCTTCTCTCCCAAtactcactgacgtgtggggcccacacgtcagcttcTTCTTCAACCTTCGGTGCTTCTTCTTCCTGCATCCCCTCCGCTGGCTCCCCTCCGCTGGCGCCCCCCTCCCCTGGCTCCCCTCCGCCggcgcgcctcctccctctctctccatcctctccccttcctctctcccgGGTGCTGCAGGGccccaggccggcggcggcgccggcgacaacAAGCTGCTGGCCGGGTACCTGGCGCACGAGTTCCTGCGGCGCGGCACGCTCCTCGGTGAGCGGAGGCTGGAGCCGTCGGGGCGGAAGGAGAAGGATCCCGTCCTCGCCGTCCCCGCGCCCGAGCCGAGCAGGCGCTACGCGGAGGTTTCGCGGCTGCTCATGGCTGGCGGGGCCCGCATCCCCGGCATCGTCAACCCATCGCAGCTCGGCCGCTGGCTCCGGATTAAGGAGTGA